A genomic stretch from Acropora palmata chromosome 13, jaAcrPala1.3, whole genome shotgun sequence includes:
- the LOC141863203 gene encoding uncharacterized protein LOC141863203: METLINNLQAWLRRNKPGDPPGTLREPPKRERHWFAAKGSDQPRERAAPCCMYCKEDHWANDCTFLATVEVRRKFFHDNQLCYNCGRPGHPASKCRSRRCYKCKGRHHTSICDKESDPVLTAFTPKSEEQTLPAIIPVQINGTTFWAYLDTGAGRNFISSEAAKRLKLNPIRHETRQIVTLSGTQRQSMPIYELNIDSLDVKARERIQVTGTKMPDFTTIRRPDLTTLKQRYEHTRDKRFYKKPGDEYQIHMILGDSTYCRIKTEELYKGKPGEPIVEGTTFGWVIHGGDYQTEGCLFAREVNDYERLYSFDVLAVEDRGENDQLDVYAEFKENVSRKPDGRYEVNVPWIQPAQRDK; the protein is encoded by the coding sequence ATGGAGACCCTGATAAACAACTTGCAAGCGTGGCTGAGGAGAAACAAACCAGGTGACCCACCAGGAACTTTAAGAGAACCTCCTAAGAGAGAAAGGCACTGGTTTGCAGCCAAAGGAAGTGACCAACCAAGAGAAAGGGCGGCGCCTTGTTGTATGTATTGCAAGGAAGATCACTGGGCAAATGATTGTACATTCCTTGCAACGGTGGAGGTGCGCAGGAAATTCTTTCACGACAATCAGCTGTGCTACAACTGCGGGAGGCCGGGACACCCTGCGAGTAAGTGCCGAAGTCGGAGATGCTACAAATGTAAGGGAAGACATCATACGAGTATCTGCGACAAGGAAAGCGACCCTGTACTAACCGCATTCACACCAAAGTCGGAAGAACAAACCCTACCAGCCATAATACCTGTCCAAATCAATGGAACTACTTTCTGGGCGTACCTAGACACAGGCGCAGGAAGAAACTTCATTTCGTCTGAGGCAGCAAAGAGGCTAAAACTGAATCCGATCCGTCATGAAACCCGTCAAATCGTCACCTTGAGTGGAACGCAAAGACAGTCCATGCCAATCTATGAACTAAACATAGATTCCCTGGACGTAAAGGCGAGAGAACGAATCCAAGTCACCGGTACAAAGATGCCAGACTTTACAACCATTCGAAGACCCGATTTAACAACCCTAAAGCAGAGATATGAGCACACAAGAGACAAGAGGTTTTACAAGAAACCTGGAGACGAGTACCAGATACACATGATTCTAGGAGACAGCACTTATTGCCGAATTAAAACTGAAGAGTTGTACAAAGGGAAGCCTGGCGAACCCATCGTGGAAGGTACTACGTTCGGCTGGGTCATACATGGTGGCGATTATCAAACTGAGGGGTGCCTGTTTGCGAGAGAAGTGAACGACTACGAACGGTTATACAGTTTCGACGTATTAGCTGTTGAGGACCGTGGAGAAAATGACCAACTAGACGTGTATGCAGAGTTTAAGGAAAACGTTTCGCGAAAACCGGACGGGAGATATGAGGTAAACGTACCTTGGATACAGCCAGCTCAGCGAGACAAATGA